The genomic window ATATAAACAGCTCCACCAACAcaacaatgatttttttctatCATTGTATAATTAACTATTATACAAACCCACACCATCTGCCTTTGGCTGCACACTTGTGCTGCAGTGTTCACAGAGCAGTGACGCTCGGCACTTTACAGACGACTGTATGATTTCCTGATGAAGCATCTTTCCATTGGTCATATctagatggtaaccctagatCTGCAAAACTCTTGCAAGATTTGTACATGTTGTTCCTTCACTGTACGCATTGTTTGTCATAgtacaaaataattatgttttatgatgatgctgtagttaggtttaggcacaaaaacgcatagttagggttagggaaaaatcattgtttgcattaaaatgatcactctTGTGAGATCTTTCGTAAATCTGGGGTTACCATCTAGACGTGACCCTTTCCATTTGTTGAACTGTTGTTGTCATGCATCATTGTTTCAGAGCTATTAAACCAGTGATGTGAGTGTATTTATTAGTCACCACATCCTCActtcactcagcccttttgcACTTTGAGCTGCTGCACTTACTGTATACGAACCAAAATGTTCAGCACCCAAGAACTACCACTCTGCACTTGTTGCACTTGTGCCATTAAAATAGGGCCCCTGGTGTGATGCTGCATTAGAATGGAGTTCTCAGTAAAACAGTGCAGAACATCCCTACAAGGAACACGAAACTGTGCTATTCAATGATCGTTAACTGTGTTATGTCTGAACTATCATGGAATCAAATAGTATGGAAGGATGTTGTTGACACAAAGACTGTGTACAAATCACATTCAAGCTGTAATCCATCAGTAGGTAGAGATTTAAGATCACACAGAGACTTTCAGAGTGCTGAAAGCAAAACCAGATATGCTACGTTTAAAAATATTCTTACACTTTTCATTAAATGAGAGATTCTGAGCACTTGATATTGTGAGAGGGCCCTTGAAATGCTTAAATTTCATATGGCTATATTACATGGCTGGGCCCATACTTTCAACAGTTAATGTATCTATGTTACTATAAAGGAAGgagtctctgtctgtatgtgtgtgtgtgcatgtgtatccTTCACTTTTCTCAACTGTTCATCTGATCAACTTaacacttggcaggtgtattcCTGGGAACCCAAGGATGTGCAGTGTCAAGTGTGCTGTTGTTTGAATGACAAATGTAAGagatatatttaaaagaaaacatttagaaGATCTTGACCTCTCCAATATGGTGGCCACAAATACCTGagctgcatttgtttgtttgtttgttgagggtggagctgaccttaaatctagctgctagcttggttagcacagtcCATTTACAGTCCATGGttaaactgtgataatgctaatgccaATTTTCCTTAGTGAAAAACTGGCTTAAAACCATTATACAAAACGTACTTACTgactgaacatccgactccttagagggtcttttagtacaaccaagTGTTGAACAAGACTCTTTTAGGTGACCAAACTGTTACAATTAACTTCAATGAACTgaaaaaacactgtgaaatagcaacAGCTATGCctgtactctgtgaatctgtggttacgccatggttatgttacctaaccaatgttgtcGCCATGGTAGCAACATGTCAATCAAAACATAGGCATGctctaaagcataccctgctttattgtcaaatttaaattacatgggaccataatttacaaaatgagcgttatgctgtattgaagaagacttgaaactagtgattgagaccataaactcattaggaaagtgtttactgaggtaataaattaAGTGGGGCATTATCTCACAGACTTCTATGCAAACAGTCTTCTTTTAGGAGTcagtggagttgccccctgctggtcattggagagaatgcaggtttaaggcacttctgcattggcttcaattATCAGACCCGAAACTACAGGCTTGATCTTGACCTCTCCGATATGGCAGCTGCACAGACACATAGCTGCAACatacagcagccaatcaggtgTTGTTTCTTTATCTATACAGAAACAGCAACATcataatgtttaacatgttataATACTTAGTTTCATGTATTCAGACATTAACTTACTGCAAAAACTCAATAATATATCTGAACTCTGCTGACCTGCTTCCGTCACATCTCTGACTTattccatacacacacatggactGAGCTATTTCCACCATTTtccaaaataaaatgacatgtgAGGCAGTGACagactttcaaaataaattacaaacaaGGATTTGTAACATTAAGATAACTCCTACATGTTAATGACACTCTTATCCTATATCTTAATAACACTCTTATTGGCTGAACTTTTCATAATtgaatttatgacatttttgaaTCTATCCAACTTATAAACAACAAGAATTGATGTTCTTGAAAGCTGTTCATCCGATGGACTTCCCACTTGGCACTCATGTGTAAAACTGTTTAGATGGGCAGTTCTCAggaaagctgcaagcagcaatcAGCCCATGAACAGGTACGTTTTGAACGGGTGCTGCACTAGTTTTTGACTAAAAAAGCTGGTGGAGCACACAGAGAAGTGGTCTGATTTCATTTAGAAGGCAGCATCTAACATGATGACActtcatggattttttttctgttcttagTCGGTAATTGCATGTGAGGGATAGCCATCCATCCATTATCTATACCACTTTCGCCTGTGCAAGGTCACAGAGACCTGGAGCCTACCCCAACTTACATTGGGTGAGAGGCATGTTGCACCTGGATGGGTTACCAGTCTAATACAGGACAATATGGACAGATGATCATTTACATGCAAATTAATACCTGTCATATCAGAGTTTCCAGTTAATCGGACCTGCGTGTGTTTGGATaaaacccacacagacacagagaacatgtaaactccacacagaaaggctCCAGCTGGTGGATTCAAACCCATAACCTCTGAGGTGACAGTGCTAGCCACTGCACCACTGTGTGACCACATGGCCCCAACTGGGCATGAGTGGTTGTTGACTCAAAATCTAGAGATAATTCCTCATGCTGATCAAACCTTCAATGACGCAACTCTGCCATCACTCTCAAAATGTGCTCTGCACTTATAAATGTCCATATTCCCTGTCTGCTCTCGACTTCCAGATCAATTACCTGCTTAATATCATTGGTGAACCTGAATAAAATTGAGACGCACTATTCTCAAATCACTTATTTTGTTTAAAGATCAATTCCGGTTTCATTAAACTTTGGGGTTATCTCTGCAATTTTGTTAACAATTTCTATCAGTAAAAATAATGTACTCACCAAGTTAAAAGCTTGGGAATATGGTGACTAAAAAGGTAAAAGTAACCTTAAGGTTAGGCCAACTTGTATGGAAGAGAAAACTAAGGTAATCACTGGTATGATTACATAAATTGTCATCTGTCATAAACATCCTTCACAATTTAGAGATCCATTTCCTACTTCAGCTGTAATCTACTGTACTTATGGTAGATGACCAttcagttttcctgtgcaatgaggaATTATTAGCAACATTTCAGGTGTGCTCATTTCAGTTCTTGTAATAAACAAGAATGTCCTTTAAATCCAGCTTGAAATGGCCTACTATTGGATGGATAATGTACATTTGTTCATTAATGAATAACTTAaccatttaaagtgttttcattgTAGCAGCTTCAAAGatatattaatcattttttccaAACCATACCTCAAGCTTACACAATTGATTCATTGATGCTACGGGATGCTTACATTGAGTCAGATATTCAAATCCAAGATGCCACTTTTTATGGCTGCGCTATTTGATCAAAGGGAAAATACAGGATCTCTTGTGCATcatttaatacacattttcatgttAAAGGAATAAGTGTATCACATATATGGTAATTTTGGAAAACCTGGGGTCTTGACTAAATTGTCAATGGAGGGTAAATGGATGCAGATGATTAACCCCCTGAAAGGTCCACATGGTTGAAAGGTTAAGGAGACACTTGTTAATCAGTACAAAGAAGGGTCGACCCACTGTCTTCAAGCTGATGTGCCACTGCTGGCTGTGATAACATAAAACACTTTTGAACAAGTTACAAATGGTTTGCTAGTAAAGGCCTCAGtttgcttcaaacaaagtgcatGTTGGATCATCCAGCTCAGgctctctttttcattcttcacacaactatttctgtcactttttacaTGAGCCATCAAACACGATGAATGCCTTCGAGGAGAGACTTTCTGAAAATGTGCCATTATTCTCATATATACAATTTGTTGTGTCGAGACAACAAAGACAGAGTTGTTGGCGAGAGACAGGGAGGCAGTGAGATGCAGGCAGGAGGAGGCTATGAGGGCAGGCTTTTTACCCTGCTTTCTAGTGTGGACACACAGAACAGGTAGAAACACTTTGACAGCAAATGTGGTTAGACCACACTTTGAATAAACTAGTTTGTTTAaagcatactgaggccttaACAAGTTCTTAACAGTTGCTCTGGACCTGCTGTGTTAACATGTGTACAGTGCTACCATGAGCTCAAGGTAACAGGGTAACCACTTTCCATCAGTGTCAATTTAGCCCTTGAAATTGCTTCATCTAGGTAGAGCTCTTAGATAAATTGGTCAATAATCTGGTTTCTCTAGAGAGGTCATCATGTACACACACCCTCATCATATTCtttaacagcaaacagcagtCACCAACATTCTCAGTTCATTTGCGTCCACAGTGTTATCCCCTTTGTTAGTTCaggttagctagctaacactGGTTAGATAACTTGCAACTTGTCAAGCTTTTTGTTTCATAACCATAATGAATGAATTTCTGTTGTCCCCTCTGGCACCATTTGACCCATTGTTCTGGGTTCACAAGTAGTGACTGTCTCCGAGCTGAGTTTGGAGATTTTTGAACCAGAGTAAAAAAGCCTCAGATCATCTTCTCCATCTTAGAAGGGCCATGGATGTAGAAACATACAACTTCTGGTTCTGAAAAATTATAGCAACTATGATTCCACAGAGCATCCTCTGGCCTGACCTGGTCTGACAATATATGAGGTCTGTTCTTCACATCTAAATCCATCAGTCCCTCCATCCTACGTGATGTACTGCTCATCATCACTAGGTTCTGATTTGATGTGGTCTGGGTGAAGTAGAGGAAAGTGTGGTGCTGTAGTCCTGGTACAGACATACCACTCCTTAATGTTAGATAACTGAGGTAAGGCTGGGTTGACTGACCGCTGGCTCCTCCGTGGGATCCTGCTACTCTGCTGCTGGGCCAGCTGACTCTTCAGGCCCGACAGAGAAAGGTCCAGAGGCATTGTCATTGGAGACGAACTCCTCAGCAGCAGCTTATGATCCACTTCAGTGGCTGAGTTGATATCCAATTCGTGATTGgacagaagaggaaaatgagtgtttttattGGCAAGTGATGGAGAAAGGTGGTTCATTTTAAGGTCGAGTGGCTCGAGGGCCTGATGAGGTTGTTCGTGTTGGTGAGCAATGGAGTCGTACGTGTCATGGGGTTCAGAGGTAGGTGACGATTTGATGTGGACCTTCATGTGTTTGCGCAGGGAGCTGGGGTGGGTGTAGGACTTGGTACAGCCCAGAGCCTTGCAGTCGTAGGGCTTCGAGGCCGTGTGGACTTGTGAGTGCTTCTTCCGGTCACTGCTGTTGGCGAAACGTCGCTCACAAAACTCACACTGGAATGGCTTCTCACctgcaacacaaacatcacactCACCATTATCACATCCTAGAATGGACCCCTAATTAGTGGTACAATTAAAGGgacactccaccaattttacacatttaagaggtactgcacactaaaatgtgttttttgagctgtaaactaaattatgactgtactgtgatgaaacaaatctatgctggtgttaatattcacattgacaccaaatttataaaaatcgGCATTTCATGGGTTGCAAATGGCTCaacctgtcatctgctgtttaaaatcagcccTAAAAAGGCGGGGCCAATGCTGATGTAAAGTTGAGTTCTCTAtatcatgaaatttggtagaaTGATAACTCTTCAGACAGCTGGAgagttgaagagctgcagggcAAGATGCaaggatttctgttttttttctggctgaCAGCTCTTGTGGCTCGTTTAAATGTCATTGCACTGTTTGTAtttcacttattattattaatatatgtaATGCTGAGCAACTCCTGCCCTCCTGCCTCACACAGCTACGCACCCCCtgccctcccctctcctctcctcagcccCTCCCGCCCCCCTCTCACCCCTTTCcgactttttagcatttttcaaaattatgcaGTGGGTAGACTTAGACTCAGACCTAGGGGTGCAGCTACATTTTAAGATTCCTTTTACTAATCATATACTATTcaacctgtgaaaacagttgtattgtgtgttctgtggctctggaggagcatTGTCTgttctgagaaaataacctttATGACATTATAGATATATCATCAGGATTATCTTAGTTTTGGGCTAGGAGACTACAAACAACCCACGTTTTGTCCCTGGCCAAAAGTGGCCCTGGTTGAACGGCAAAAACTGCAATGTGCACATAAAACTAATCATCAAAATCGAGTCAAATTGCTTTTAAGTGGATGTGTGcatttgaaatttgaaatttgaaatacAGATATGCATGTGTACAAATCAATTTCTCCCTCTAATGATTAGGTCTAGTC from Thunnus maccoyii chromosome 14, fThuMac1.1, whole genome shotgun sequence includes these protein-coding regions:
- the zic2b gene encoding zinc finger protein ZIC 2b, encoding MKRTAVVARHNGLVSPLGNNNSGASSIVSPPQQRGTNVSASTDSGTGGGMDGLLDFSKGPTVKTELICKWTDRTSSRQRLGRTATSVCDQTFSSMQELVDHVTTEHVTAGLETLSHVCMWDECMRGGKAFKAKYKLINHIRVHTGEKPFSCAFPNCGKMFARSENLKIHTRTHTGEKPFQCEFCERRFANSSDRKKHSQVHTASKPYDCKALGCTKSYTHPSSLRKHMKVHIKSSPTSEPHDTYDSIAHQHEQPHQALEPLDLKMNHLSPSLANKNTHFPLLSNHELDINSATEVDHKLLLRSSSPMTMPLDLSLSGLKSQLAQQQSSRIPRRSQRSVNPALPQLSNIKEWYVCTRTTAPHFPLLHPDHIKSEPSDDEQYIT